The following proteins are encoded in a genomic region of Dyadobacter sp. UC 10:
- a CDS encoding gamma-glutamylcyclotransferase family protein, with product MQTFVFGYGSLINLKSLSRTMQTEMSVHDIIPVRLNGFSRVWNLREPIFSAGLQKRIEGIFLNIRPESDKWVNGVIFEVSPSQLEYLNEREKNYSRLNVSAQIEPYFGHQWKENETFVYIADNPEFLLDEPTEDSYVMNRYIEIVETGCAGIGDFFLEDYRKTTSANPFKLLSGDYSFDFR from the coding sequence ATGCAGACATTTGTTTTTGGTTATGGATCACTGATTAATCTGAAAAGTCTCTCGCGCACAATGCAGACGGAAATGTCGGTTCACGACATAATACCGGTCAGGCTAAACGGATTTAGCCGGGTATGGAACCTGCGCGAGCCGATTTTCTCGGCGGGCCTGCAAAAAAGGATTGAAGGAATATTCCTTAATATCAGGCCGGAATCAGATAAGTGGGTGAATGGCGTGATCTTTGAAGTGTCACCTTCGCAGCTGGAATATCTGAACGAAAGAGAAAAAAATTATAGTCGCTTAAACGTTTCCGCTCAGATTGAACCCTACTTTGGGCATCAGTGGAAGGAAAACGAAACTTTTGTATATATCGCCGATAACCCCGAATTTTTGCTCGACGAGCCGACAGAAGACAGTTATGTGATGAACAGGTATATTGAAATTGTTGAAACCGGCTGTGCGGGTATCGGGGACTTTTTTCTGGAAGATTATCGAAAAACCACATCTGCTAATCCTTTTAAATTATTATCGGGCGATTACAGTTTTGACTTTCGTTAA
- a CDS encoding DUF6157 family protein encodes MKEHTTNYENTFIEVAADCPASAGEKPPVKGDKKTVANIEFDLISKNPYKFTSDDVLFHVYAEKNDLTEAELEGARKQFFSKGQACMRASPLTKRYGWGVHNDEKGRIAVFARESPEYEKFVNDGSLAKVKAMKSSR; translated from the coding sequence ATGAAAGAACATACAACCAACTACGAGAACACATTCATTGAAGTTGCTGCCGATTGTCCGGCCAGCGCGGGAGAGAAGCCGCCTGTGAAAGGCGATAAAAAGACGGTCGCCAACATCGAGTTCGATCTGATCAGCAAAAACCCGTACAAATTCACTTCGGACGATGTGCTGTTTCACGTATATGCAGAAAAAAATGACCTGACGGAAGCCGAGCTGGAAGGTGCCCGCAAGCAGTTTTTTTCGAAAGGCCAGGCGTGTATGCGTGCTTCGCCCCTCACAAAGCGATACGGCTGGGGCGTCCACAATGATGAGAAAGGCAGGATCGCAGTGTTCGCAAGAGAATCGCCGGAGTACGAAAAGTTTGTAAATGACGGATCGCTGGCGAAAGTTAAAGCGATGAAATCCAGCCGGTAA
- a CDS encoding S8 family peptidase has product MKKPILGKQTFLPDNTERIASFEKFVKEVYDRNKDEKPLYTGRYFVIFRDGVTGSTRAMSFFKSECGLSVANTREFVSAPIDETQIGDADALIYEDLGIALVGGNEEQIRILESAGAGYIIEPEKIVYVPDEMPAILNVPSAWGIDVTLASASSYTGNGIKIAVLDTGFDAAHPDFASRNVVTNSFVPNETAEDAHGHGTHCIGSAAGSVDVNGTRYGIATNATIYAGKVLSNEGSGAQAWILNGMTWAADQGCQVISMSLGSRVFPGQSYDVAYERAAQYANSKGAVVIAAAGNESRRSMNQFSPVGSPADCPSILAVAAVDSNLNVADFSNRGINPNGEVDIAGPGVDIYSSWPMPMRYRTISGTSMATPHVAGLTALLWEKYPNGTPHQIMSELRKLAKRLPVSNMDVGVGLSLAPVEQIV; this is encoded by the coding sequence ATGAAGAAGCCGATTTTAGGAAAACAAACATTTCTTCCCGACAACACCGAACGCATTGCTTCCTTTGAAAAATTCGTGAAGGAGGTATACGACAGGAATAAAGACGAAAAGCCGCTCTATACGGGGCGATATTTCGTCATCTTCCGCGACGGCGTCACTGGGTCAACCCGTGCCATGAGCTTTTTTAAATCCGAATGCGGCTTGTCGGTCGCTAATACCCGGGAATTTGTCAGTGCACCCATTGATGAAACGCAGATCGGCGACGCGGATGCATTAATTTATGAAGATCTTGGCATTGCGCTCGTTGGCGGGAATGAAGAGCAGATCAGGATCCTGGAATCCGCTGGTGCCGGTTACATAATAGAACCAGAAAAGATCGTGTATGTGCCCGATGAAATGCCTGCTATTCTGAATGTACCCTCCGCCTGGGGGATCGATGTAACGCTGGCATCGGCCTCTTCTTACACCGGTAATGGTATTAAAATTGCCGTTCTCGATACTGGTTTTGACGCTGCCCACCCGGATTTTGCGTCGAGAAATGTGGTAACCAATTCTTTTGTTCCAAATGAAACTGCCGAGGATGCGCACGGTCACGGTACGCATTGCATCGGAAGCGCCGCAGGTAGTGTGGACGTGAATGGTACACGTTACGGAATCGCCACAAATGCCACGATTTACGCCGGAAAAGTTTTGAGCAATGAAGGCAGCGGCGCGCAGGCGTGGATTCTGAATGGTATGACCTGGGCTGCGGATCAGGGATGCCAGGTTATTTCTATGTCGCTCGGGTCGAGGGTTTTTCCTGGGCAAAGCTATGATGTGGCTTATGAAAGGGCTGCACAATATGCCAATTCCAAAGGAGCTGTGGTGATTGCGGCGGCGGGCAATGAAAGCAGGCGGTCCATGAACCAGTTCAGCCCGGTCGGAAGTCCGGCCGATTGCCCTTCGATACTGGCCGTGGCGGCAGTGGATTCCAATCTGAATGTGGCCGATTTTTCAAACAGGGGCATTAACCCGAACGGAGAAGTGGATATTGCCGGGCCGGGGGTAGATATATATTCCAGCTGGCCGATGCCGATGCGCTATCGGACTATCTCGGGCACGAGCATGGCGACACCGCATGTGGCGGGATTAACCGCATTGCTTTGGGAGAAATATCCGAACGGTACCCCGCACCAGATCATGAGCGAATTGCGCAAACTGGCTAAACGGTTACCTGTTTCTAATATGGATGTGGGCGTAGGCTTGTCCCTTGCACCTGTTGAACAAATTGTATGA
- a CDS encoding M81 family metallopeptidase — protein sequence MKTTFLLAVSLFTATFQPLSSRLEKKDFKKNDTEITPKNKALPRIAIAGLGIESSTFSPALTTEEAFHARYGDQVYTAYPFMSADSGIRAKATWLPALIGKSLPGGAVTREAYESLVKQTLELLKKNGPYDGLFFDIHGAMSVVGLDDPEGDFIVRIREVIGKKTVISTSMDLHGNVSWRLAENTDLITCYRMAPHEDAMQTKKRAVTNLLSRLESGKGKPAYKAWIPIPVLLPGEKTSTRIEPGKRIYAAVTPASLQKGVIDAAMWVGYAWADEPRNHAVVMVTGDDKKAVTSTAEKLAKSFWDVRKEFAFVAPTGSLKEALNKAVKSDKTPFFISDSGDNPTAGGAGDVTWTITEILKRPEFQGETGKSLIYASIPGPELVAKAVEVGVGGKIDALAGAKVDSRFAPPVRLNGTVTAIEHGDRNAETEVVVKVGSVRVIVTKKRKPYHKEADFTRLGLNPRKSDVVVVKIGYLEPELYNMRADWILSLTPGGVDQNLEGLEYKRVKRPIYPLDKEMKDPDLKARLVPSSDQI from the coding sequence ATGAAAACTACATTTCTACTGGCTGTTTCTTTGTTTACAGCCACATTTCAACCTCTTTCTTCGAGGTTGGAGAAAAAAGATTTTAAAAAGAATGACACCGAAATTACCCCCAAAAACAAAGCGCTCCCACGCATTGCGATCGCCGGGCTGGGTATTGAATCCAGCACCTTCTCGCCCGCGTTGACGACCGAGGAAGCATTTCACGCCAGGTATGGCGACCAGGTTTACACCGCCTACCCTTTCATGTCGGCCGATTCAGGCATCCGGGCGAAGGCAACCTGGCTGCCTGCACTGATCGGCAAATCGCTGCCGGGCGGCGCTGTTACCCGCGAAGCCTATGAATCGCTGGTGAAGCAAACGCTGGAACTGTTAAAGAAAAATGGTCCGTATGACGGGTTATTCTTTGATATCCACGGAGCAATGAGCGTGGTTGGGCTGGATGACCCCGAAGGCGATTTCATTGTCAGGATCCGGGAAGTGATCGGCAAAAAAACGGTGATCTCTACCTCCATGGACCTGCACGGGAACGTATCGTGGCGGCTCGCGGAAAACACCGACCTGATCACCTGTTACCGGATGGCGCCGCACGAAGATGCTATGCAAACCAAGAAAAGGGCTGTTACCAATCTACTGTCGAGACTGGAAAGCGGCAAGGGAAAACCGGCTTATAAAGCGTGGATCCCCATTCCGGTTCTGCTGCCCGGCGAAAAAACAAGTACGAGAATAGAACCGGGCAAGCGCATTTATGCAGCTGTTACGCCCGCTTCACTGCAAAAGGGAGTGATCGACGCGGCGATGTGGGTAGGCTATGCATGGGCCGACGAGCCGCGCAACCATGCCGTAGTAATGGTAACAGGCGACGATAAAAAAGCAGTGACTTCCACTGCCGAAAAACTGGCCAAAAGTTTCTGGGATGTGCGGAAAGAGTTTGCTTTCGTGGCCCCAACCGGCTCGTTGAAAGAAGCACTTAACAAAGCTGTCAAGAGTGACAAAACCCCCTTCTTTATCAGCGACTCCGGCGATAACCCTACTGCCGGCGGCGCAGGAGATGTAACCTGGACGATCACAGAAATTCTGAAACGGCCGGAATTCCAGGGCGAAACAGGAAAGTCACTCATTTACGCGTCCATTCCCGGCCCTGAATTGGTGGCGAAGGCGGTAGAAGTGGGTGTTGGCGGAAAAATCGACGCATTAGCTGGTGCGAAAGTCGATTCCCGCTTTGCGCCGCCCGTTAGGTTGAATGGTACTGTGACGGCCATTGAGCATGGCGACAGAAATGCAGAAACAGAGGTAGTTGTGAAAGTTGGTAGTGTGCGTGTGATCGTGACCAAGAAACGCAAGCCATACCACAAGGAAGCGGATTTTACCAGGCTGGGACTAAATCCAAGAAAATCAGATGTAGTTGTGGTTAAAATCGGTTACCTCGAACCGGAACTGTACAATATGCGCGCAGACTGGATTTTGTCACTGACCCCGGGCGGCGTGGATCAGAATCTGGAAGGATTAGAATACAAGCGGGTTAAAAGGCCCATTTATCCACTGGACAAAGAAATGAAGGATCCCGACCTGAAAGCGAGGCTCGTTCCGTCTTCCGATCAGATCTGA
- a CDS encoding glycoside hydrolase family 140 protein — MKLSRFCSTVLLLAFICTNAFAQTFTVSANKRYLLKEGKPFFWLGDTAWELFHRLDREDAEYYLKKRAAQGFTVIQAVALAEFDGLEVPNTYGDKPFLNNDPTKPNEAYFKHVDFIIDKAAEVGLTIAFLPTWGDKVFKSTWGKGPEVFNEANAEVYGKWLGNRYKNRKNIIWLLGGDRNPRPGTRDTEIWRAMAAGVEEGVGGADKAMMTYHPQPNKEGSSEWFHQDNWFDFNMFQNGHCRDAAVYDHIKGAYERQPIKPVIDGEPIYEDHPVCFNAKELGTSNAYDVRKAAYLDLFAGAFGHTYGCHDIWQMYAPNREAVNGPHVFWQQALELPGALEMKFVRRLMESRPLLDRVPDQTIVVENDLASHERIQATRGKDYIFIYSSTGKPFTVNADKISGKQLNAFWFDPKNGKTKDVGQFDNKATNKFTPPDSGYGKDWVLVLDDASKNYPKP; from the coding sequence ATGAAGCTGTCCAGATTTTGCTCCACAGTATTGCTTTTAGCTTTTATCTGCACCAATGCATTTGCACAAACTTTTACGGTGAGCGCCAACAAGCGGTATTTGCTGAAAGAAGGTAAACCATTTTTCTGGCTGGGTGACACTGCCTGGGAACTGTTTCACCGCCTTGATCGGGAGGATGCGGAATACTATTTAAAAAAGCGCGCTGCCCAGGGATTTACAGTCATTCAGGCAGTCGCCCTGGCTGAATTCGACGGGCTGGAAGTACCTAACACTTATGGAGATAAGCCATTTCTGAACAACGATCCCACCAAGCCCAATGAGGCGTATTTCAAGCACGTTGACTTTATCATTGACAAAGCTGCGGAAGTCGGGTTAACGATTGCATTCCTGCCAACCTGGGGCGATAAGGTTTTCAAATCGACCTGGGGAAAGGGGCCGGAAGTTTTTAATGAAGCCAATGCAGAAGTGTACGGAAAATGGCTGGGTAACCGCTATAAAAACCGCAAAAACATCATCTGGCTGCTCGGCGGCGACCGTAATCCCAGGCCCGGGACGCGTGACACGGAAATCTGGCGGGCCATGGCCGCAGGCGTGGAAGAAGGTGTAGGCGGGGCCGACAAAGCCATGATGACCTACCATCCGCAGCCAAATAAGGAAGGATCAAGTGAATGGTTTCATCAGGACAATTGGTTCGATTTCAACATGTTCCAGAATGGACATTGCCGCGATGCGGCAGTTTACGATCATATCAAAGGAGCCTACGAACGCCAACCTATCAAGCCCGTGATCGATGGAGAACCGATTTATGAAGATCACCCCGTTTGTTTTAATGCCAAAGAGCTGGGCACTTCCAATGCTTACGATGTGCGTAAGGCCGCCTACCTCGACCTTTTTGCGGGTGCTTTCGGGCACACTTACGGCTGTCATGATATCTGGCAAATGTATGCGCCTAACCGGGAAGCTGTCAACGGGCCGCATGTTTTCTGGCAGCAGGCGCTTGAACTGCCCGGCGCCCTGGAAATGAAATTCGTACGGCGGTTAATGGAATCGCGCCCGCTGCTCGACCGCGTTCCCGATCAGACGATAGTGGTGGAAAACGATCTGGCCTCCCACGAACGCATTCAGGCAACGCGTGGCAAGGACTACATTTTTATTTACAGCTCGACCGGAAAGCCTTTTACCGTCAATGCAGATAAAATCTCCGGTAAACAATTGAATGCATTCTGGTTTGACCCAAAAAATGGTAAAACAAAAGATGTGGGGCAGTTTGACAATAAGGCAACCAACAAATTTACCCCGCCTGATTCGGGCTATGGAAAAGACTGGGTACTCGTGCTAGACGACGCCTCCAAAAATTATCCCAAGCCGTAA
- a CDS encoding RNA polymerase sigma factor, translated as MQEDLIRWKRFREGEAAAFESIIRGEFRALFEYGTRFIHDRDTLNDCIYDLFTSLWDRRKYLADTDQIRPYLLKSLRNRLIKEKERANHLTGLDSWQEQAEPAENAESRIITSEITAQRKRRISSVLVTLTPRQREIIHLKFFENLSNEQISHVLDISRPAVSNLLSQALKLFRDKWQATISTLFFLITF; from the coding sequence ATGCAAGAGGATTTGATACGCTGGAAAAGATTCAGGGAAGGCGAGGCTGCTGCTTTTGAATCGATTATCAGGGGAGAGTTTCGTGCATTGTTTGAATACGGTACCCGGTTTATCCACGACCGCGATACGCTGAACGACTGTATTTACGACCTTTTCACATCACTCTGGGACCGAAGGAAATATCTGGCCGATACCGATCAGATTCGCCCATATCTGCTTAAAAGTTTAAGAAACAGATTAATAAAGGAAAAGGAACGCGCCAATCACCTGACCGGACTCGACAGCTGGCAGGAGCAGGCGGAACCAGCCGAAAATGCAGAATCACGGATCATCACGTCCGAAATAACGGCACAACGAAAACGCCGTATCAGTTCGGTACTGGTTACTCTCACGCCCCGCCAACGTGAGATTATTCACCTGAAATTTTTTGAAAACCTCTCAAACGAGCAAATTTCGCATGTTCTGGACATTTCCAGGCCTGCCGTTTCCAACTTGCTTTCACAGGCATTAAAGCTCTTCCGCGACAAATGGCAGGCGACCATTTCAACATTATTTTTTCTTATAACTTTCTGA
- a CDS encoding FecR family protein → MKNYKDYDLEDFLLDDSFRLWVNREDSSAADVWEGLVREYPEKKIIMQQARDLILTWTAHSEGVSDSDLEEQVARILDNTVSKKSRTIISSIPLKWFSVAAAILVAVGLGWYGLTEQSLPEPASSYEKYVSETSLPMKEVVNSGPKVMLLTLPEGSKVTLHPQGRISYSENFVHGKKREVYLSGEAFFDVVRDAQNPFFVYANGLATRVLGTSFLVKTTKSNVEVLVRSGRVSVLPIKDIEHPGDHNAELLLTPNQQAIFSIKDNQISKSITNMPLELIKPDPEDGFVFENQPVSKIFTALEKVYGIPIIYDAAVMEACSLRVELSHEPFFVKLDVITQTIGASYRVSDGQVIVTSEGCRF, encoded by the coding sequence ATGAAAAATTATAAAGATTACGATCTGGAAGATTTTCTGCTGGACGATAGTTTCCGGCTCTGGGTTAACCGGGAGGATAGCTCTGCCGCGGATGTTTGGGAGGGATTAGTCAGGGAATATCCTGAAAAGAAGATCATCATGCAGCAGGCGAGGGATTTGATACTCACCTGGACGGCCCACTCAGAAGGCGTAAGTGACTCGGACCTGGAAGAGCAGGTGGCGCGGATACTTGATAATACCGTTTCAAAAAAATCCCGGACAATTATTTCGTCAATTCCTCTGAAATGGTTTTCGGTGGCGGCAGCCATATTGGTGGCAGTTGGGTTAGGCTGGTATGGTTTGACGGAGCAAAGTCTGCCGGAACCGGCCTCTTCGTACGAAAAGTACGTTTCCGAAACGTCTCTTCCGATGAAGGAGGTAGTTAACAGCGGGCCAAAAGTAATGCTGCTGACCCTCCCGGAGGGAAGTAAAGTGACGCTGCATCCGCAAGGAAGGATCAGCTATTCTGAAAATTTCGTGCACGGAAAGAAGCGGGAAGTTTATTTATCCGGAGAAGCCTTTTTTGACGTAGTCAGGGATGCGCAAAATCCGTTTTTCGTGTACGCAAATGGTTTGGCTACCAGGGTTTTAGGGACGAGTTTTTTAGTGAAAACAACTAAATCGAATGTAGAGGTATTGGTCAGGAGCGGGCGGGTTTCGGTGTTGCCTATCAAGGATATCGAGCATCCCGGCGACCATAACGCCGAGTTGCTGCTCACGCCAAATCAACAGGCTATATTCTCTATCAAAGACAATCAGATCTCAAAATCCATTACCAATATGCCGCTGGAACTGATCAAGCCGGATCCGGAAGATGGTTTTGTTTTTGAAAACCAGCCAGTCAGCAAAATTTTCACGGCCCTTGAAAAAGTGTACGGTATCCCGATCATTTACGATGCAGCAGTGATGGAAGCTTGCTCCCTGCGCGTCGAACTCAGCCACGAGCCATTTTTCGTAAAACTGGACGTAATCACCCAAACCATCGGCGCCTCCTACCGGGTAAGCGACGGCCAGGTGATTGTGACGAGCGAGGGATGTAGGTTTTGA
- a CDS encoding SusC/RagA family TonB-linked outer membrane protein, with protein MKKNSIPFKYLVTVMKVTCIPFLVSLFFQGLAIANSGLAQELLDREVTLQVQQQDLKQVLATLEKTTKVKFSYIPSLVRDQKVSVDASKQKLSRVLKDLLVPLEISYSVSGKYIILVKKADEAFTTPNALNPVPLPYLHPVDITIKGKVLGGDNNEPLPGVSVVIKGSQQGAITDGDGGYSIVVPDEKAILVFSFVGYVSQEFQVSNRSVINVTLASDIKALSEVVVTGYTAQSRRDITGSVSVIDAQKLLEVPATNLAQQLQGRAAGVTVGVDNTPGGGVSVRVRGYGTLGNNDPLYVIDGVPTKGNLNTINQNDIESIQILKDASSASIYGSRAANGVVIITTKRGKSGAPKFTFDAYYGVQKLAKKMDLLNTTEYGQYLWQSKKNANVVNPTTGNPEHAQYGKGAEPVIPDYIIPDGAPEGDPRVNPANYSFNRYNDPLFGKTKFSITKANKQGTDWMEEVFDAGPIQNYQVGVSGGSEVSRYSFSANYFDQTGILIHNGYKRYSVRANTEFTIKKRLRIGENLQVAYGKRQGNYGNNAETSQVSNTYRAQPIIPVYDIGGNFAGTLGSNLGNANNPVGQLVRNKNNGYQDLRLFGNAYAEVDIIKNLTAKTSFGVDLTANAGKYYTPVEIELAHGTNVNSLSENRSYSYSWTWTNSLTYDKHFGENHHLNVFAGIESIDSYGNFLNAYRQGYFADNIDLRYIDAGNPATSTNSGYASSMWSLFSYFGRLDYAFQDKYLVQATLRRDASSRFQAASRYATFPAASVGWRISKEPFMAAATFITDLKLRAGWGQTGNQEIGDFNAYSTYQSNPGSSGYGIGGNPIGYVQGFDLGRFGNPKAKWETTTTWNFGIDANLFKGKFDLSLDVFDRQTKDLLYTKAYDPRLGDAAIPAQNIASLENKGLDLGLNYNDAVMDGELTYSIGVNFSTYRNKIIALDPQNPNDFLPGFSLRTPPVTRSIAGRPISSFYGYIIDGIMQNEEEVQAHAKFPGYYDSNIYINGVRTQGVGKFKYRDVNGDGVINAQDQTYIGSPHPDFTYGINANVGYKNFDLTIFAQGVQGNQIFNHVRYWTDFEVFQGNRSTRMLYESWRPDNPNAKLPILDANDAQSGEPSTYFVENGSYLRFKNIQLGYSLPKSMLNKIGADQLRLYVQGQNLFTFTKYSGLDPEINLRNFNSGSDRQIGVDEGVYPTPKAIIVGLSLGF; from the coding sequence ATGAAAAAAAATAGTATACCATTTAAATATCTGGTAACTGTGATGAAAGTTACGTGCATACCATTTCTTGTGTCCCTGTTTTTCCAGGGGCTGGCGATTGCCAACAGCGGATTGGCGCAGGAGCTGTTGGACAGGGAAGTTACTTTGCAGGTACAGCAGCAGGATCTGAAACAGGTTTTGGCCACGCTGGAAAAGACCACAAAAGTCAAATTTTCGTACATCCCGTCGCTGGTGCGCGATCAGAAAGTATCCGTTGACGCTTCGAAACAAAAACTCAGCCGGGTTTTGAAGGATTTGCTGGTGCCTCTGGAAATCAGCTATTCGGTGTCGGGGAAATACATTATTCTGGTAAAAAAGGCGGATGAAGCCTTTACTACACCCAATGCGCTGAACCCTGTGCCGCTGCCTTATCTGCACCCGGTAGATATTACGATCAAAGGAAAAGTGCTGGGGGGAGATAACAATGAGCCGCTTCCCGGTGTGAGCGTGGTAATCAAAGGTTCGCAGCAAGGTGCGATTACGGATGGTGACGGTGGTTACAGCATTGTGGTACCCGACGAAAAGGCAATACTCGTTTTCAGCTTCGTAGGTTACGTTTCTCAGGAGTTTCAGGTTTCCAATCGCTCGGTGATCAATGTGACGCTTGCTTCCGATATCAAAGCACTGAGCGAAGTGGTGGTGACGGGCTATACTGCCCAATCCAGAAGGGATATTACAGGCTCCGTGAGTGTGATCGACGCGCAGAAATTATTAGAAGTACCAGCGACGAACCTTGCGCAGCAATTGCAGGGAAGGGCCGCTGGTGTAACGGTAGGAGTTGATAATACCCCGGGAGGAGGCGTTTCTGTCCGGGTGCGCGGTTATGGTACACTCGGCAATAACGATCCGCTTTACGTGATCGACGGGGTTCCGACGAAAGGCAATCTCAATACCATTAACCAGAATGATATTGAATCGATACAAATTCTTAAAGATGCTTCCTCAGCCTCCATTTACGGTTCCCGCGCTGCAAACGGCGTTGTGATCATCACTACGAAAAGAGGGAAGTCGGGCGCACCGAAGTTTACTTTCGACGCCTATTACGGGGTACAGAAGCTGGCCAAAAAGATGGATCTCCTGAATACCACGGAGTACGGCCAATATCTTTGGCAGAGTAAAAAGAATGCAAACGTAGTGAACCCGACAACCGGGAATCCCGAACACGCACAATATGGCAAGGGTGCGGAACCAGTTATTCCGGATTACATCATTCCCGACGGCGCGCCCGAAGGTGATCCGCGCGTGAACCCTGCCAATTACAGTTTTAACCGATACAACGATCCGCTATTCGGTAAAACCAAATTTTCTATCACCAAGGCAAACAAGCAAGGTACCGACTGGATGGAGGAAGTTTTTGACGCCGGGCCGATCCAGAATTATCAAGTGGGCGTTTCAGGGGGATCAGAGGTAAGCCGCTATTCTTTTTCGGCCAATTATTTTGACCAGACCGGTATCCTGATCCACAATGGGTACAAACGTTATTCCGTTCGTGCGAATACTGAATTTACCATCAAAAAAAGGCTGCGGATCGGAGAGAATTTACAGGTAGCCTATGGAAAACGGCAGGGTAACTACGGCAATAATGCCGAAACCAGCCAGGTGTCCAATACTTACCGCGCGCAGCCGATTATTCCCGTTTATGACATTGGCGGAAATTTTGCAGGTACGCTGGGAAGTAACCTCGGGAATGCCAACAATCCGGTAGGGCAGCTGGTCAGGAATAAAAACAATGGTTACCAGGATCTTCGCTTGTTCGGTAATGCCTATGCAGAAGTCGATATCATCAAAAACCTGACTGCGAAAACCAGTTTTGGCGTCGACCTGACGGCCAATGCGGGCAAGTATTATACGCCCGTCGAGATCGAGCTGGCGCATGGTACCAACGTGAACAGTCTGAGTGAAAACCGCAGTTACAGCTACTCCTGGACGTGGACCAACTCGCTTACTTATGACAAACATTTTGGCGAAAACCATCATTTGAATGTCTTCGCAGGTATTGAGTCGATTGATTCGTACGGTAACTTCTTGAATGCCTATCGCCAGGGTTATTTTGCTGATAATATCGATTTGAGATACATCGACGCGGGTAACCCGGCTACTTCAACCAATAGCGGCTATGCGTCTTCGATGTGGTCTTTATTCTCCTATTTCGGCCGGCTGGATTATGCTTTTCAGGACAAATACCTGGTGCAGGCTACCCTCCGCCGCGACGCTTCGTCACGTTTTCAGGCCGCTTCCAGGTATGCGACTTTCCCGGCAGCAAGCGTAGGCTGGCGTATTTCAAAAGAACCTTTCATGGCAGCAGCTACATTTATCACCGACCTGAAACTGCGTGCAGGCTGGGGACAGACCGGCAACCAGGAGATCGGGGATTTTAATGCCTATTCCACTTACCAGAGCAATCCAGGCAGCAGCGGGTATGGCATCGGCGGCAATCCGATCGGGTACGTGCAGGGTTTCGATCTCGGCAGGTTTGGTAACCCGAAAGCGAAGTGGGAGACAACCACCACCTGGAATTTTGGTATCGATGCCAATTTGTTCAAAGGTAAATTCGACCTCAGCCTGGATGTTTTCGATCGTCAGACGAAAGACCTGCTTTATACCAAAGCCTACGACCCGCGGCTCGGCGACGCTGCCATTCCCGCCCAGAACATCGCTTCTCTTGAAAATAAGGGGCTTGATTTGGGTTTAAATTATAATGATGCCGTCATGGATGGTGAACTCACTTACAGCATCGGCGTCAATTTCTCGACTTACCGCAACAAAATCATTGCATTGGACCCGCAAAACCCGAATGACTTCCTGCCTGGGTTTTCATTGCGGACCCCGCCTGTTACCCGCTCCATTGCCGGCCGACCGATTTCATCATTTTACGGATACATCATCGACGGTATCATGCAGAATGAAGAAGAAGTGCAGGCGCACGCCAAGTTTCCGGGTTACTACGATTCCAATATCTATATCAATGGCGTGCGGACGCAGGGGGTAGGTAAATTCAAATACCGCGACGTGAATGGCGACGGCGTGATCAACGCGCAGGACCAGACATACATCGGCAGTCCGCATCCTGATTTTACCTACGGGATCAATGCCAATGTGGGCTATAAAAACTTCGATCTGACCATTTTCGCGCAGGGTGTGCAGGGTAATCAGATATTCAATCACGTAAGGTACTGGACTGATTTCGAGGTATTTCAGGGAAACCGGTCTACCCGGATGCTGTACGAATCGTGGCGGCCCGATAACCCGAATGCAAAACTGCCGATCCTGGATGCCAACGATGCGCAAAGCGGCGAACCTTCGACTTACTTCGTCGAAAACGGCTCTTATCTGCGGTTTAAGAACATCCAGCTGGGTTATTCTTTGCCAAAATCGATGTTGAACAAAATCGGCGCGGACCAGCTGCGGCTTTATGTGCAGGGGCAGAACCTCTTCACTTTTACCAAATATTCGGGACTGGATCCGGAGATTAACCTGCGCAATTTTAACAGCGGTTCCGATCGCCAGATCGGCGTGGACGAGGGCGTGTATCCAACCCCGAAAGCGATTATCGTCGGACTTAGTCTTGGTTTTTAA